The Astyanax mexicanus isolate ESR-SI-001 chromosome 7, AstMex3_surface, whole genome shotgun sequence genome has a window encoding:
- the LOC103043626 gene encoding C-type lectin domain family 4 member E, translating into MTTTVYEFEEKMKMDVFTIPVKKAESTLNKCMRISAGCLGLLCVLQAATITTLCLKHMFDKEHLQNTINNLTIEKDLLQTSYTSLTTAQRLLQSENQRIAQKFNHLGWRYFNSSIYYTSTEKKTWAKSRQHCRTIGADLVIINTKEEQIFVSGFSREDMWIGLTDEETEGVWKWVDNTTQTLGYWMEDQPNNFNGNQNCASIQTTGINPLRTWNDYQCSYEKHWVCER; encoded by the exons AAGCTGAGTCAACTCTGAACAAGTGCATGAGAATCTCTGCAGGATGTTTGGGGCTACTGTGTGTTCTCCAAGCTGCTACCATCACCACACTGTGTCTGAAGCACATGTTTGATAAAGAACATTTACAAAACACTATCAATAACCTTACTATAGAGAAAGACctgttacagaccagttacaccagtcTGACCACGGCCCAGCGTCTTTTACAGAGCGAGAACCAGAGGATAGCACAGAAGTTCAATCATTTAG GTTGGAGGTATTTTAACTCCAGCATTTACTACACCTCTACTGAGAAAAAGACCTGGGCTAAGAGCAGACAGCACTGCAGGACGATAGGTGCTGACCTGGTGATCATAAACACAAAGGAGGAAcag ATTTTTGTATCAGGATTTTCCAGAGAGGATATGTGGATTGGTCTAACTGATGAAGAAACAGAGGGAGTTTGGAAATGGGTAGACAACACGACACAAACTCTGGG GTACTGGATGGAAGATCAGCCCAACAACTTTAATGGAAACCAAAACTGTGCTTCCATACAAACGACTGGGATAAATCCGTTAAGAACCTGGAATGATTACCAGTGCTCTTATGAGAAGCACTGGGTGTGTGAAAGATAG